In Streptomyces sp. NBC_00433, a single genomic region encodes these proteins:
- a CDS encoding helix-turn-helix domain-containing protein, with the protein MIRTVFRSDDLPPAQRLARFDELQATSIHPMRVRSDDDLGFRATARELELSSVNAVELTCSSAEVWRTARLIRAADPELLSVIFCRDGGLRLAQLGRDAVLGADHFAVYDSSRPFDLRIAADEEADVTLMRIHVPRALLALPPNRIDRILAVPLPATQGFGALLTQFFTALTADTSPYGPADIPHLGNIAVELLTSTLAHHVEAAGQAPQESRSRLLHLRVQTFIRQHLHDPQLTPGVIAAAHHISVSYLHRLFQAQGTTVSAWIRGQRLEHARRELGQPALRGVPVHRIAARWGFNDHATFTRAFRAAYDIPPKDYRHLALGRLHEPAGRD; encoded by the coding sequence ATGATCAGGACCGTATTCCGCAGCGACGACCTTCCACCCGCGCAGCGGCTGGCCCGCTTCGACGAACTCCAGGCCACGAGCATCCATCCGATGCGGGTGCGCAGCGACGACGACCTGGGATTCCGGGCCACGGCGCGGGAGCTGGAGCTGAGTTCGGTCAACGCCGTCGAGCTGACCTGCTCGTCCGCCGAGGTCTGGCGCACCGCGCGGCTGATCCGCGCGGCCGACCCGGAGCTGCTGTCCGTGATCTTCTGCCGCGACGGCGGCCTGCGGCTGGCACAGCTCGGCCGCGACGCCGTGCTCGGCGCGGACCACTTCGCCGTCTACGACAGCTCACGGCCGTTCGACCTGCGCATAGCCGCCGACGAGGAGGCCGACGTGACGCTGATGCGCATTCATGTGCCGCGCGCGCTGCTGGCGCTGCCCCCGAACCGGATCGACCGGATCCTGGCGGTCCCGCTGCCGGCCACGCAGGGATTCGGGGCGCTGCTCACGCAGTTCTTCACCGCGCTGACCGCCGACACCTCGCCCTACGGGCCGGCCGACATCCCCCATCTGGGCAACATCGCCGTCGAGTTGCTGACCTCGACGCTCGCCCACCACGTCGAGGCGGCCGGCCAGGCCCCGCAGGAGTCGCGCAGCCGGCTGCTCCACCTGCGGGTGCAGACCTTCATCCGGCAGCACCTGCACGACCCGCAGTTGACCCCCGGCGTCATCGCCGCGGCGCACCACATCTCGGTCAGCTACCTCCACCGCCTCTTCCAGGCGCAGGGGACCACCGTCTCGGCCTGGATACGCGGCCAGCGCCTCGAACACGCCCGCCGCGAGCTGGGCCAGCCCGCGCTGCGGGGCGTACCCGTACACCGCATCGCGGCCCGCTGGGGCTTCAACGACCACGCCACCTTCACCCGCGCCTTCCGGGCCGCCTACGACATTCCGCCGAAGGACTACCGGCACCTCGCGCTGGGCCGGCTGCACGAGCCGGCCGGCCGGGACTGA
- a CDS encoding DNA-binding response regulator produces the protein MAIDEHMDDVDFRILALMRDGLSDATIGRRLSRGHRTIQRRVCHMMASLGVSGRFALGLKVAELNLLAGQDATGHARELTGLRQ, from the coding sequence ATGGCAATCGACGAACATATGGACGACGTGGATTTCCGAATTCTTGCTCTCATGCGCGACGGGCTTTCCGACGCCACGATAGGAAGAAGATTGTCACGCGGACATCGGACGATTCAACGGCGTGTCTGCCACATGATGGCCAGCCTCGGCGTCTCCGGACGCTTCGCGCTCGGGCTCAAAGTGGCGGAGCTCAATTTACTGGCCGGCCAGGACGCGACCGGGCATGCCAGGGAACTGACCGGCCTGCGCCAATAA
- the mshC gene encoding cysteine--1-D-myo-inosityl 2-amino-2-deoxy-alpha-D-glucopyranoside ligase, translating into MHAWPASDVPALPGTGRALRLHDSATDGLVAVEPGPVARLYVCGITPYDATHLGHAATYNAFDLVQRVWLDTKHQVHYVQNVTDVDDPLLERANAIGEDWTALAERETALFREDMTALRMLPPTHYIGAVEAVPGIVPLIERLREAGAAYELDGDTYFSVESDPHFGGVSRLDAGAMRLLSAERGGDPDRPGKKNPLDPMLWMAARPGEPSWDGASLGAGRPGWHIECVAIALDHLGMGFDVQGGGSDLVFPHHEMGASHAQVLTGGFPYAKAYVHAGMVALNGEKMSKSRGNLVFVSTLRREGVAPAAIRLALLAHHYRANWEWTDAVLDEALARLGRWQAAVSRPDGPPAEAVVEEIRDALADDLDAPRALAAVDGWATTQQAEGGTDTGAPGLVSRAVDALLGVAL; encoded by the coding sequence ATGCATGCCTGGCCCGCTTCCGACGTCCCTGCCCTTCCCGGCACTGGACGCGCACTCCGTCTCCACGACTCCGCGACCGACGGCCTGGTGGCCGTCGAGCCCGGACCGGTCGCCCGCCTCTACGTCTGCGGGATCACTCCCTACGACGCCACCCACCTGGGGCACGCGGCCACCTACAACGCGTTCGACCTCGTCCAGCGCGTGTGGCTCGACACGAAGCACCAGGTCCACTACGTGCAGAACGTGACGGACGTCGACGACCCGCTGCTCGAGCGCGCCAACGCCATCGGCGAGGACTGGACCGCGCTCGCCGAGCGCGAGACCGCGCTGTTCCGCGAGGACATGACCGCGCTGCGAATGCTGCCGCCCACCCACTACATCGGCGCCGTCGAGGCCGTCCCCGGCATCGTGCCGCTGATCGAACGGCTCAGGGAGGCCGGTGCCGCCTACGAGCTGGACGGCGACACCTACTTCTCCGTCGAGTCCGACCCGCACTTCGGCGGCGTCTCCCGGCTCGACGCCGGCGCGATGCGCCTGCTGTCCGCCGAGCGCGGCGGCGACCCGGACCGCCCTGGCAAGAAGAACCCGCTCGACCCGATGCTGTGGATGGCGGCCCGTCCGGGCGAGCCCAGCTGGGACGGCGCCTCGCTGGGCGCCGGTCGCCCCGGCTGGCACATCGAGTGCGTCGCCATCGCGCTCGACCACCTCGGCATGGGCTTCGACGTCCAGGGCGGCGGCTCCGACCTGGTCTTCCCGCACCACGAGATGGGCGCCTCGCACGCCCAGGTGCTCACCGGCGGCTTCCCCTACGCCAAGGCATATGTGCACGCCGGGATGGTGGCGCTGAACGGCGAGAAGATGTCGAAGTCCCGGGGCAACCTGGTCTTCGTCTCCACCCTGCGCCGCGAGGGCGTCGCGCCCGCCGCCATCCGGCTGGCGCTGCTCGCCCACCACTACCGGGCGAACTGGGAGTGGACCGACGCCGTCCTGGACGAGGCGCTGGCCCGGCTCGGCCGCTGGCAGGCCGCGGTGTCCCGGCCGGACGGACCGCCGGCCGAGGCGGTGGTCGAGGAGATCCGCGATGCGCTCGCCGACGACCTGGACGCACCGCGCGCCCTGGCGGCCGTGGACGGCTGGGCGACAACGCAGCAGGCGGAGGGCGGCACCGACACCGGGGCGCCCGGACTGGTCTCGCGCGCGGTGGACGCGCTGCTGGGGGTGGCGCTCTAG
- a CDS encoding PAC2 family protein, whose translation MIELEGVPELIDPVMVAAFEGWNDAGDAASTAVGHMDREFKGEVFAALDAEDYYDFQVNRPTVWMEDGVRKITWPTTRLSVVRIQTPKPRDLVLVRGIEPSMRWRSFCNEILGFAHELGVEMVVVLGALLGDTPHTRPVPVTGVTSDADLATALNLEESRYEGPTGIVGILQEACTHAGIPAVSLWAAVPHYVSQPPNPKATLALLNRLEDLLDLRIPQGELPEDARAWQVGVDQLAAEDSEVAEYVQTLEEARDTAELPEASGEAIAKEFERYLRRRDPQPGDYASEGGDGVPQFRDLGRQPRQEEKDSADGAESGEEGTEHGGADDGAS comes from the coding sequence GTGATCGAGCTTGAGGGGGTACCCGAGCTGATCGATCCGGTCATGGTCGCCGCGTTCGAGGGCTGGAACGACGCCGGGGACGCCGCCTCCACCGCGGTCGGGCACATGGACCGGGAGTTCAAGGGCGAGGTCTTCGCCGCGCTGGACGCGGAGGACTACTACGACTTCCAGGTCAACCGGCCGACGGTGTGGATGGAGGACGGCGTCCGCAAGATCACCTGGCCCACCACGAGGCTGTCGGTGGTCAGGATCCAGACGCCCAAGCCCCGCGACCTGGTGCTGGTCCGCGGTATCGAGCCCAGCATGCGCTGGCGCTCGTTCTGCAACGAGATCCTGGGCTTCGCGCACGAGCTGGGCGTCGAGATGGTGGTGGTGCTGGGCGCGCTGCTCGGCGACACCCCGCACACCCGCCCGGTCCCGGTCACCGGCGTCACCTCCGACGCGGACCTGGCCACCGCGCTGAATCTGGAGGAGTCCCGCTACGAGGGGCCCACCGGCATCGTCGGCATCCTCCAGGAGGCCTGCACCCACGCCGGCATCCCGGCGGTCAGCCTGTGGGCCGCGGTGCCGCACTACGTGTCGCAGCCGCCCAACCCCAAGGCGACCCTGGCACTGCTCAACCGGCTGGAGGACCTGCTCGACCTGCGCATCCCGCAGGGCGAGCTGCCCGAGGACGCCCGCGCCTGGCAGGTCGGCGTCGACCAGCTGGCCGCCGAGGACAGCGAGGTCGCCGAATACGTCCAGACGCTGGAGGAGGCGCGGGACACCGCGGAATTGCCGGAGGCGTCGGGCGAGGCCATCGCCAAGGAATTCGAGCGCTATCTGCGGCGCCGCGATCCGCAGCCGGGCGATTACGCCAGCGAGGGCGGCGACGGCGTACCGCAATTCCGTGACCTCGGCAGGCAGCCGCGGCAGGAGGAAAAGGATTCCGCCGACGGCGCGGAAAGCGGCGAGGAAGGCACCGAGCACGGGGGCGCGGACGACGGGGCCTCCTGA